The proteins below come from a single Ptychodera flava strain L36383 chromosome 6, AS_Pfla_20210202, whole genome shotgun sequence genomic window:
- the LOC139135115 gene encoding perlucin-like protein, with amino-acid sequence MDPKMILIFFAGMIVAAAGDHCVPHFCLCKRYEVHCEMPEDANSGEFTYYGYAADQCDQRGGYLANLDNPEIDTLVKNFISKEGLGGPPCINKPSFGFFIGLTDSGTEGTYVWNNGNVICEDDFTNWAPGEPNNNTNLNPEEGQDCVQLWYRFGHDGLWDDEYCNQRVKGYICEIPTHCCCSEGY; translated from the exons ATGGATCCGAAAATGATTCTCATCTTCTTTGCCGGAATGATTGTTGCTGCAGCAGGG GATCATTGCGTAC CACATTTCTGTCTATGTAAGAGGTACGAGGTTCACTGTGAGATGCCTGAAGATGCCAACTCTGGTGAGTTCACCTACTATGGGTATGCAGCAGATCAGTGTGACCAACGAGGAGGTTACCTCGCTAACTTAGATAACCCGGAAATTGACACCTTGGTAAAGAACTTCATCTCTAAGGAAGGACTTGGTGGACCTCCTTGCATCAATAAGCCATCATTTGGATTCTTTATCGGTCTAACCGATTCTGGCACCGAAGGTACATATGTTTGGAACAATGGAAACGTCATCTGCGAGGATGACTTTACCAACTGGGCTCCAGGTGAACCAAACAACAATACCAATCTAAATCCCGAAGAAGGGCAGGACTGTGTACAGCTTTG GTACAGATTCGGTCACGATGGTTTGTGGGATGACGAGTATTGCAATCAACGAGTAAAGGGATACATCTGCGAGATTCCAA CGCATTGCTGTTGCAGTGAAGGCTATTAG
- the LOC139134380 gene encoding C-type lectin domain family 19 member A-like — translation MPADANSDGVTNIEYAESQCDAQGGTLANLVDAQIDSLVRNFISSRRLDRPPCINKPSFGFFSGLGDAKKENKFVWSNGTPICRRGFTNWAPKEPNNNRNRDKEGQDCVQLWYRFGHNGKWDDEYCNVRPKGFICEIPSVVI, via the exons ATGCCTGCAGATGCCAACTCTGACGGGGTGACCAACATTGAGTATGCTGAAAGTCAATGTGATGCACAAGGAGGTACCCTTGCTAACTTAGTTGATGCACAAATCGACTCTTTGGTAAGGAACTTCATATCCAGTCGTCGTCTCGATCGCCCTCCTTGCATCAACAAGCCATCATTTGGATTCTTTAGTGGTCTCGGCGATGctaagaaagaaaataaatttgtatgGAGTAATGGAACTCCGATATGTCGCAGAGGTTTCACAAACTGGGCTCCGAAGGAACCCAACAACAACAGGAATAGAGATAAAGAGGGGCAAGACTGTGTCCAGCTTTG GTACAGATTTGGACATAATGGAAAATGGGATGATGAATACTGCAATGTTCGGCCAAAGGGATTCATCTGTGAGATTCCTA GTGTTGTCATCTAG